The Eurosta solidaginis isolate ZX-2024a chromosome 4, ASM4086904v1, whole genome shotgun sequence genome includes a window with the following:
- the LOC137248149 gene encoding uncharacterized protein, producing the protein MENVACQQSREYMFSTSLEDLSGADIVAVREVDSEFFNLLNKYGLEEYYLSLTNAKINIDCFKAMTEADIKEIFNDEIGTRIKFRGLVNEWRLANQLAPISTCCCQHTDQSSASGSISQSDSISSFSGSGSSTYKFSLQNFLDSAVGIKICANYNANNELGASDRETLISNIVRDHLEKDVPMNSAMFDNITGDIVKRFASEKKEYYFQKEKRNGKLYNKYRSMSRAFRKSGFFLNISA; encoded by the exons ATGGAAAACGTCGCATGTCAACAAAGCCGTGAATATATGTTTTCTACAAGTTTGGAAG ATTTGTCAGGCGCTGACATTGTCGCTGTAAGAGAAGTAGACTCTGAATTTTTCAATCTATTAAATAAATATGGACTAGAAGAGTATTATTTGTCCTTAACAAATGCCAAAATAAATATCGACTGCTTCAAGGCCATGACAGAAGCTGACATTAAAGAGATTTTTAATGACGAAATTGGCACTCGCATAAAGTTTCGTGGCCTAGTCAATGAGTGGCGACTTGCAAAT CAATTGGCCCCAATTTCAACATGTTGTTGCCAACATACAGACCAATCTTCAGCTAGTGGCTCAATCAGTCAGTCGGACTCGATTTCTTCATTTTCAGGGTCGGGTAGCTCTACATACAAATTT agtttacaaaatttcttGGATTCCGCAGTTGGAATAAAAATTTGCGCTAATTACAACGCAAACAATGAATTGGGTGCATCAGACAGAGAGACTTTGATATCAAATATAGTCAGAGATCATTTAGAGAAAGACGTGCCCATGAATTCTGCTATGTTCGATAATATAACAGGAGACATAGTAAAACGATTTGCATcagaaaaaaaa GAATATTATTTTCAAAAGGAAAAGCGGAACGGAAAACTGTACAACAAATACCGTTCGATGTCCAGAGCCTTCAGAAAAtctggtttttttttaaatatctccgCTTAA